In Scytonema millei VB511283, a single window of DNA contains:
- a CDS encoding 5'-methylthioadenosine/S-adenosylhomocysteine nucleosidase family protein, whose amino-acid sequence MKLSRNTTIGSSRWWQLSVLLSFAFQLPVSSTQAAPLQGECKANTDAVPRIALVSAFSGEADRFIDEMRLNDGKNKFDGCVNINGHRFSKGKLRGKNVVVVLTNISIVNATMVTQLTLDKFNVSKVIFSGIAGGVGGVGANDDDPNTPNETPIGSVTIPKRWGFPQETYFNNTAEIVPCAFSPGLQLNHVLQDPLEEAKTCNFLLGQASEPGQANQEGIFQPDAKNAFLRNTNVSSDRAPQFYFNQNNEQIIRQVPFPGASVNPETDQDLKFWFAVDEAMFEKASQLEVKLLDCPQVDQAGNCATTPIDPPPQLIVGQNGVAGPTFVDNAQYRRFLATTLNFDEQGNRNADTDVLVVDMETTASAMVAYSNNVPFIAVRSVSDLAGGGEEAAATQIGTFFAIAAENQARVVFALLEKL is encoded by the coding sequence ATGAAATTGAGTAGAAATACGACCATTGGCAGTTCGCGTTGGTGGCAACTGTCAGTTTTGCTCTCTTTTGCGTTTCAGTTACCCGTCAGCAGCACTCAAGCCGCACCGCTCCAGGGGGAGTGTAAAGCTAATACTGATGCAGTCCCCAGAATTGCTCTCGTTTCTGCATTCTCTGGTGAGGCAGATCGATTTATTGATGAAATGCGCTTGAATGACGGTAAAAATAAATTCGATGGTTGCGTCAATATTAACGGACATCGCTTTAGTAAGGGAAAATTGCGCGGTAAGAACGTCGTTGTCGTGCTGACTAATATCAGTATTGTCAACGCTACAATGGTGACGCAATTAACGCTAGACAAATTTAACGTCTCAAAAGTAATTTTTAGCGGGATCGCTGGTGGAGTTGGTGGGGTTGGGGCAAACGACGACGACCCTAACACCCCGAACGAGACACCCATCGGTTCGGTGACGATCCCCAAACGTTGGGGTTTCCCCCAAGAAACGTATTTCAATAACACGGCAGAAATTGTCCCGTGTGCGTTCTCGCCTGGACTTCAACTCAATCACGTCTTGCAAGATCCCTTGGAGGAAGCCAAGACTTGCAATTTTTTACTAGGACAAGCATCTGAACCAGGGCAAGCTAACCAAGAAGGAATCTTTCAACCCGATGCTAAGAATGCTTTTTTACGCAATACAAATGTCAGTTCCGATCGCGCACCGCAATTTTATTTCAACCAGAATAACGAACAAATCATCCGTCAAGTGCCATTCCCAGGTGCGTCTGTCAACCCAGAGACAGACCAGGACTTAAAATTCTGGTTTGCGGTTGATGAGGCAATGTTTGAAAAAGCAAGTCAGCTGGAAGTTAAATTATTAGATTGTCCCCAAGTTGACCAGGCGGGAAATTGCGCTACTACGCCGATCGATCCACCACCTCAACTCATCGTCGGTCAAAATGGGGTCGCTGGACCTACATTCGTTGACAACGCCCAATATCGGAGATTTCTAGCAACAACCCTCAATTTTGACGAACAGGGCAACCGCAACGCCGACACGGATGTATTGGTTGTCGATATGGAAACCACCGCTTCGGCAATGGTAGCCTATTCCAACAATGTCCCCTTCATTGCTGTCAGAAGCGTTTCTGATTTAGCTGGGGGTGGCGAAGAAGCAGCCGCAACGCAAATCGGCACGTTTTTTGCGATCGCGGCGGAAAATCAAGCGCGGGTTGTATTTGCTCTTTTAGAAAAGCTGTAG
- a CDS encoding alpha-D-glucose phosphate-specific phosphoglucomutase, with protein sequence MNILEVSTTPFTDQKPGTSGLRKAVKVFQQPHYLENFVQSIFDSLEGCQGQTLALGGDGRYYNRKAIQIILKMAAANGFSRIKVGHRGILSTPATSCIIRQYKTLGGIILSASHNPGGVDGDFGVKYNTGNGGPAPEKVTEAIYARSKTIDRYKILDAPDIDLDTLGESRLGEMTVEVIDSVQDYQKLMESLFDFDRIRQFLTSGKRICIDSMHAVTGPYARAIFEQSLGAPQGTVVNGTPLEDFGGGHPDPNLVYAHDLVEILFGDNAPDFGAASDGDGDRNMILGKHFFVTPSDSLAVLTANAKLVPGYASGIAGVARSMPTSQAADRVAAKLGIDCYETPTGWKFFGNLLDAGKATLCGEESFGTGSNHIREKDGLWAVLFWLNILAVRQQSVEQIVREHWQTYGRNYYSRHDYEGVDSDRANTLMEKLRSVVPTLKGKRYGQYEVEYGDDFSYTDPIDGSISSKQGVRIGFVDGSRIVFRLSGTGTQGATLRVYFESYEGDSSKQDLEVQQALAEPIAIAQEVAQIREHTGMSKPTVIT encoded by the coding sequence ATGAATATCCTTGAAGTCTCCACTACTCCCTTTACCGACCAGAAGCCAGGTACTTCTGGTTTGCGAAAAGCGGTCAAAGTGTTTCAGCAACCCCACTATTTAGAAAACTTCGTCCAATCCATCTTCGATAGTCTCGAAGGTTGTCAGGGACAAACTTTAGCTTTGGGTGGTGACGGTCGTTACTACAACAGAAAAGCGATCCAAATTATTTTGAAAATGGCTGCTGCGAATGGTTTTAGCCGGATCAAGGTCGGACATCGCGGTATTCTCTCTACTCCTGCTACTTCCTGTATTATTCGCCAATACAAAACTTTGGGGGGAATTATTCTCTCTGCCAGCCATAACCCAGGTGGGGTAGATGGGGACTTTGGCGTAAAATATAACACTGGCAATGGTGGACCCGCACCGGAAAAGGTGACTGAGGCAATCTACGCCCGTAGTAAAACAATCGATCGCTACAAAATTCTAGATGCGCCAGATATAGATTTAGACACGTTAGGCGAGTCTCGTTTGGGAGAGATGACGGTTGAAGTTATCGACTCAGTTCAAGACTACCAAAAACTAATGGAGTCGCTATTTGATTTCGATCGCATTCGTCAATTTCTCACCTCTGGCAAACGCATCTGCATTGATTCCATGCACGCAGTCACGGGTCCCTATGCCCGGGCAATTTTCGAGCAAAGCTTGGGCGCACCGCAAGGTACGGTAGTCAACGGTACGCCTTTAGAAGATTTTGGCGGCGGACACCCAGACCCGAATTTAGTTTATGCCCACGATCTCGTAGAAATTCTGTTTGGAGACAATGCACCTGACTTTGGTGCGGCTTCCGATGGAGATGGCGATCGCAATATGATCTTGGGCAAGCATTTCTTCGTCACCCCTAGCGATAGTTTAGCAGTGCTGACAGCCAACGCTAAATTGGTCCCTGGTTATGCTTCAGGAATTGCTGGAGTTGCCAGATCTATGCCCACAAGTCAAGCAGCGGATCGCGTGGCGGCTAAGTTGGGGATCGATTGTTACGAAACTCCGACGGGATGGAAGTTTTTCGGCAATCTCCTCGATGCAGGCAAAGCAACCTTGTGCGGGGAAGAGAGTTTTGGTACGGGTTCCAACCACATTCGCGAAAAAGATGGGCTGTGGGCGGTGTTATTTTGGTTGAATATCCTTGCCGTGCGCCAACAATCGGTAGAACAAATCGTCCGCGAACACTGGCAGACATACGGACGTAATTATTACTCGCGCCACGACTATGAAGGAGTAGATAGCGATCGCGCCAACACCTTAATGGAAAAGTTGCGTTCCGTTGTCCCCACACTCAAAGGAAAGCGGTACGGGCAATATGAAGTCGAATATGGAGATGATTTCAGCTACACCGACCCAATTGATGGTAGTATCAGCAGCAAACAAGGCGTGCGGATTGGTTTTGTTGACGGTTCTCGGATCGTCTTCCGCCTTTCCGGTACGGGAACCCAAGGAGCAACATTGCGGGTTTACTTTGAAAGCTATGAAGGTGACTCTAGCAAACAAGATCTAGAGGTACAACAAGCGCTAGCCGAACCAATTGCGATCGCTCAGGAAGTTGCTCAAATCCGCGAACATACTGGAATGTCAAAACCGACGGTAATAACTTAA
- a CDS encoding carbonate dehydratase, which translates to MTNYSTLELQGKLLNTQFAIVFGKESMLKNAKSRLNLFVFLSLIVIIFTLRTIVFNAQSQGSTSLFEPFKIVVNSSFISPLDEFFGDVSIGRKVFIASNTIIRAEPNTRICIGDRTNFQDNILFLALRRNTAPPSACGAKSSSTGERVSIAHQANIENSQIGNFTFIGFHTRLRNVVLEDGAFVLHGAILSNVRIGKNRLVPIGAVITTQAQADALPLKTEANSKFQEEVLEVNVEFAENYSHLYEEAGFDAVTGVSTAPKTSWNPKPVKPTIGQNVKLDEFARIVGDVRLGNNSTVGQRTSIRADEGTPIIIGENAQVEDRVTFHALRGTSIRIGKNLDTSDNIVFHGPLEVGDNLTIGDDTVLFRSKVGNDVTIGSEAIVVDVTLQNGVKVPDRAIITTQKQADALVR; encoded by the coding sequence ATGACGAACTATTCAACCTTAGAACTTCAAGGTAAGCTTCTAAATACACAATTTGCCATAGTTTTTGGTAAAGAATCTATGCTAAAGAATGCTAAAAGTAGGTTGAATCTTTTCGTGTTCCTCAGTCTAATTGTTATTATTTTTACACTAAGAACGATTGTTTTTAATGCTCAGTCTCAGGGTTCGACCAGTTTATTTGAACCATTTAAAATCGTAGTTAACTCTAGCTTTATTAGTCCGTTAGATGAGTTTTTCGGTGATGTTTCGATCGGTCGTAAAGTTTTTATTGCTAGTAACACTATCATCCGAGCGGAACCTAACACTCGCATTTGTATTGGCGATCGCACTAATTTTCAAGACAATATTTTATTTCTAGCCCTCCGTAGAAATACGGCTCCCCCAAGTGCTTGTGGGGCAAAATCAAGTAGTACTGGCGAACGAGTGAGTATTGCTCATCAAGCAAATATTGAGAATTCACAAATTGGCAACTTCACTTTTATTGGTTTTCATACTCGCTTGCGCAACGTAGTGTTAGAAGATGGCGCTTTTGTACTGCATGGTGCGATTCTGTCAAACGTGCGGATTGGCAAAAACCGCCTAGTCCCAATTGGGGCAGTTATTACAACTCAAGCGCAGGCTGATGCTCTCCCACTCAAAACAGAAGCTAATTCTAAGTTCCAAGAAGAAGTATTAGAAGTCAATGTCGAGTTTGCTGAAAACTACAGCCACCTATACGAAGAAGCAGGATTTGATGCTGTAACAGGTGTAAGTACAGCCCCAAAAACATCTTGGAATCCGAAACCAGTCAAACCCACGATCGGTCAGAATGTGAAACTTGATGAGTTTGCTCGCATCGTTGGAGATGTCAGGCTTGGCAATAATAGCACCGTGGGACAGAGAACTTCAATTCGTGCTGATGAAGGCACGCCAATTATTATTGGGGAGAATGCTCAAGTTGAGGATCGAGTCACGTTTCATGCGCTCAGAGGTACGAGCATCCGTATCGGTAAAAACTTAGATACGAGCGATAACATTGTTTTTCACGGACCTCTCGAAGTTGGAGATAATCTCACAATTGGAGATGATACTGTATTATTTCGCTCTAAAGTTGGTAACGATGTGACAATTGGTAGCGAGGCTATTGTGGTGGACGTAACGCTGCAAAACGGTGTCAAAGTTCCCGATCGCGCTATTATCACCACCCAAAAGCAAGCAGATGCCTTAGTGCGATAG
- a CDS encoding primary-amine oxidase has protein sequence MLQILSQLFSQWRKQFWLSIATLIVFAIAIGSMRISLARIVTPTHPLDALTAKEITAAVAVIKQKIPQREINFPIIALNEPDKTEVLNFQPGQPFKREVFTVVYDRSQNKTYEAVVTLKPKTKAAVLSSWQEIPGVQPAIMGPEYEIAAAVTKADPRWQAAMRKRGITDFKQVVVEGWAVGLVSEAEKSSGARLCRTLSYFKGDRWNYYGTPIEGVVATVDLNAKKLVSFSDTGVVALSQENWDYDSRSLVPLRTAAKLLKVLQPNGHTFKLNGNEVSWQGWKFRYMMHPRDGLILYQVQHEDGRKFRPLMYRASLSEMVVPYGDPNPQWSFRNAFDIGEYNFGTLSNTQERGKEVPENGVLLDAVLADSQGKPYVMPDVIGIYEKDDGVLWKHYDYRSERKDVRRDRQLIVTTTATIGNYDYAINWIFHQDGSLDVRIDLHGLVLAQGSDSVTTTNRDTYGKLIAKNIVGVNHQHFFNFRLDLDVDGEANMPMEMTVQSLPANANNPQGNAFVAKHVPLRSEKSAVRDLNIAEHREWAIASTTRKNQLGALTSYMLMPSGNTVFFPSQDATIRDRAGFATHHFWVTKYKPKELHAGGEYPNQSNSQRGLPTLVANDEPLIGQDLVAWYTFGTTHVPRPEDWPVMPVHHAGFKLMPVGFFTRNPAIYLPESTPVKHSS, from the coding sequence ATGTTGCAAATTCTTTCCCAGTTATTCTCGCAGTGGCGAAAGCAATTTTGGTTATCCATAGCCACGCTCATCGTATTTGCGATCGCCATTGGTTCGATGCGGATCTCTCTAGCTCGAATCGTCACCCCTACTCATCCGCTCGATGCATTAACGGCAAAAGAGATTACAGCAGCAGTTGCAGTCATTAAACAGAAAATACCCCAACGGGAAATTAACTTTCCCATCATTGCTCTGAACGAACCAGATAAAACAGAAGTCTTGAATTTCCAGCCAGGGCAACCCTTCAAACGCGAAGTTTTTACCGTGGTTTACGATCGCTCTCAAAACAAAACCTACGAAGCTGTTGTAACTTTAAAACCGAAAACTAAGGCTGCGGTTTTGTCATCCTGGCAAGAGATTCCTGGCGTGCAGCCAGCCATCATGGGACCAGAATATGAAATAGCAGCGGCAGTCACCAAAGCCGATCCCCGTTGGCAAGCAGCTATGAGGAAGCGAGGCATTACTGACTTCAAACAAGTTGTCGTTGAAGGTTGGGCAGTAGGGCTGGTATCTGAAGCAGAAAAGTCAAGTGGGGCGCGTCTGTGTAGAACGTTATCTTACTTCAAAGGCGATCGCTGGAACTATTACGGCACGCCGATAGAGGGAGTCGTTGCAACTGTCGATCTCAATGCTAAAAAACTGGTTAGTTTTAGCGATACAGGTGTCGTAGCTCTCTCCCAGGAAAATTGGGACTACGATTCGCGATCGCTCGTTCCCCTGAGAACGGCAGCCAAGTTACTCAAAGTTTTGCAACCAAACGGTCACACCTTCAAACTCAATGGTAATGAAGTGAGTTGGCAAGGGTGGAAATTCCGCTACATGATGCATCCACGGGATGGCTTGATCCTTTACCAAGTGCAGCATGAAGACGGTCGCAAATTTCGTCCGCTCATGTATCGTGCCAGTTTATCTGAAATGGTCGTTCCCTATGGCGATCCCAATCCGCAGTGGTCGTTTCGCAATGCCTTTGATATCGGAGAATACAATTTCGGTACGCTAAGTAATACCCAGGAACGAGGTAAGGAAGTTCCAGAAAATGGGGTATTGCTAGATGCAGTGCTAGCAGACTCGCAGGGGAAACCTTATGTCATGCCTGATGTTATCGGGATCTACGAGAAAGATGATGGCGTATTGTGGAAGCACTACGATTATAGATCCGAACGCAAGGATGTCCGACGCGATCGCCAGCTCATCGTCACAACGACAGCAACAATCGGTAATTACGACTATGCCATCAACTGGATCTTTCACCAAGACGGATCGTTAGACGTGCGGATTGATTTGCACGGACTTGTTTTAGCTCAAGGCTCGGATTCTGTCACCACTACAAATCGAGATACCTACGGCAAGTTAATCGCCAAAAATATTGTCGGTGTCAATCACCAGCACTTTTTTAACTTTCGCTTAGACCTGGATGTAGACGGCGAAGCAAACATGCCGATGGAAATGACGGTTCAATCCCTACCCGCTAATGCGAATAATCCTCAAGGGAATGCATTTGTTGCCAAACACGTACCCTTAAGATCGGAGAAAAGCGCCGTTCGGGATTTAAATATAGCAGAACACCGAGAATGGGCGATCGCCAGTACGACTCGCAAAAATCAACTCGGCGCACTCACAAGTTACATGTTAATGCCATCTGGAAATACAGTCTTTTTCCCCAGCCAAGATGCGACAATTCGCGATCGCGCGGGCTTCGCTACTCACCATTTCTGGGTGACTAAGTATAAACCTAAAGAACTTCACGCTGGAGGAGAATACCCCAACCAAAGCAACTCCCAACGGGGATTACCTACCCTTGTTGCGAATGATGAGCCGCTTATAGGTCAAGACTTGGTAGCTTGGTACACGTTCGGTACTACCCACGTTCCTCGCCCTGAAGACTGGCCCGTTATGCCCGTTCACCATGCTGGTTTTAAGTTGATGCCTGTAGGATTCTTCACGCGCAACCCTGCGATCTACCTACCAGAATCAACACCGGTCAAACACTCTTCCTAA
- a CDS encoding high light inducible protein, whose translation MTRSGYITSPGEGEKLNNFAVEPKMYVDETPRIGFTEYAELLNGRLAAIGFVALIVMEVLTGHGIFGYLAALGQ comes from the coding sequence ATGACACGCTCTGGATATATTACTTCACCTGGCGAAGGCGAAAAGCTCAACAATTTCGCAGTCGAACCCAAAATGTATGTAGATGAAACCCCTCGCATTGGCTTTACTGAGTATGCCGAACTACTCAACGGGCGGTTAGCAGCGATTGGTTTTGTGGCTTTGATTGTCATGGAAGTATTGACAGGTCACGGTATTTTTGGGTATTTAGCTGCTTTAGGACAATAG
- a CDS encoding DUF1636 domain-containing protein codes for MNEKHTVFVCTTCASTWQDGKRVGVSGGQILFDRLTQLYEEWQLAPEFSLQAVECMSACNSPCVVTFAAAGKCTYVFGTIPAEDSAAAILDCASKYYAKSDGLLPWSERPEPLKKGIVARIPPITM; via the coding sequence ATGAACGAGAAACACACGGTCTTTGTCTGTACAACCTGCGCCAGTACTTGGCAGGACGGTAAACGAGTGGGAGTGAGTGGCGGTCAAATCCTGTTCGATCGCTTAACCCAACTTTACGAAGAGTGGCAACTCGCACCAGAATTTTCTTTACAAGCAGTGGAGTGCATGAGTGCGTGTAACTCTCCCTGCGTTGTGACGTTTGCGGCAGCAGGAAAGTGTACTTATGTATTTGGGACAATACCCGCTGAAGATAGTGCTGCTGCCATACTCGACTGTGCCAGCAAATATTATGCTAAGAGCGACGGTCTGCTGCCTTGGTCGGAGCGACCGGAACCACTAAAAAAAGGTATTGTAGCGCGAATTCCGCCAATTACCATGTGA